In Geotalea uraniireducens, one genomic interval encodes:
- a CDS encoding UPF0158 family protein — protein MGFMRDVEILWDDLLEAFDNPDIEEFFFLDRETGEIFAIPTDYDDDEFWEEIEAQNERFLRIPGFDYEQERLLIYEFIKNLENDGLKEVLERAYEGKKPFGRLDEILSFYPEEFDRYLTLKETLISDRIQRWLEEHDLFAAADDF, from the coding sequence ATGGGATTTATGCGGGATGTGGAGATTCTCTGGGACGATCTCCTGGAGGCGTTTGACAATCCGGATATCGAGGAATTCTTTTTTCTCGACCGGGAGACGGGCGAAATTTTCGCCATCCCCACCGATTACGACGACGATGAATTCTGGGAGGAGATCGAGGCCCAGAACGAGCGATTCCTTCGGATTCCCGGCTTCGATTACGAGCAGGAGCGGCTCCTGATCTACGAATTCATCAAGAACCTGGAGAACGACGGGCTGAAAGAGGTGCTGGAGCGGGCCTATGAAGGGAAGAAACCGTTCGGCCGCCTCGACGAGATCCTGTCGTTTTATCCCGAAGAGTTCGACCGCTACCTGACGCTCAAGGAGACGCTGATTTCCGACCGGATTCAGCGCTGGCTGGAAGAACACGATCTCTTTGCCGCCGCGGACGATTTCTAG
- a CDS encoding YceI family protein codes for MRHVIGILSAVLILSFPVLSSATTWNIDPEHSNVGFKVRHMMVSNVKGMFEKYSGTVEINEQDLSKSKVEVTIDTNSINTNVAKRDAHLRSADFFDVARYPVMTFVSRKVARVGKDRLKVTGDLTLHGVTRQVVLDVEGPTAESKDPWGNFRRGATATTSINRKDFGLVWNKALETGGVLVGEDIAITLEVEMVKAPAR; via the coding sequence ATGCGGCACGTAATCGGCATTCTCTCGGCAGTCCTTATTCTGTCGTTCCCGGTGCTCTCCTCGGCGACTACCTGGAACATCGATCCGGAGCACTCCAACGTCGGCTTCAAGGTCCGTCACATGATGGTTTCCAACGTCAAGGGGATGTTTGAGAAGTACTCCGGGACCGTGGAGATCAACGAGCAGGACCTCAGCAAGTCGAAGGTGGAAGTGACCATCGACACCAATTCCATCAATACCAACGTGGCAAAGCGCGATGCCCATCTGCGGAGCGCCGATTTCTTCGATGTGGCCCGTTACCCGGTGATGACCTTCGTTTCGCGCAAAGTGGCCCGGGTCGGCAAGGACCGGCTCAAAGTCACCGGCGACCTGACGCTGCACGGGGTGACCCGGCAGGTAGTGCTTGACGTGGAAGGACCGACAGCGGAGAGCAAGGACCCGTGGGGCAACTTCCGGCGCGGCGCGACGGCCACCACCTCGATCAACCGGAAGGATTTCGGCCTGGTCTGGAACAAGGCGCTGGAGACCGGCGGCGTGCTGGTCGGCGAAGATATCGCGATCACCCTCGAAGTCGAGATGGTCAAGGCTCCGGCCAGATAA
- a CDS encoding AI-2E family transporter yields the protein MGEETPVVNRVVVTALIVGAVIAAGYAMQHTVSCFLLSFVIAYLLDPVVVLLERRKVRRVWGIICLYLLLTLFSIFFFVIFVPFISLRWEAFITGLPVYLQKGKAIVLTWKSQLVPRYAMEEWRWLFDTAGGQMDKLLATLGSSVYEAAAGFVFNLFNLVLAPILVFFMLYYKESIKEGIIRWLPHSRRDALIALGREINSSIGGYIRGQLVVSAIVALFATLALILLGIDYPIFNGIFAGLASVLPFIGVILATLPPLFFAYVQYQSGVVLLKVLGAFAVIYFLEGYLVKPLVFKESMNLNPLVTIIVVMAFGELMGFWGILLAIPIAAAARIVSDYIRRGELHRH from the coding sequence ATGGGAGAAGAGACGCCGGTAGTGAACAGGGTCGTGGTGACGGCCCTGATCGTCGGCGCGGTCATTGCCGCCGGTTATGCGATGCAGCATACCGTCTCCTGCTTTCTTCTCTCTTTCGTGATCGCCTACCTCCTCGATCCGGTCGTCGTCCTGCTGGAACGGCGCAAGGTGCGGCGGGTCTGGGGGATCATCTGTCTCTATCTCCTGTTGACTCTCTTTTCGATCTTCTTCTTCGTCATTTTCGTCCCGTTCATCAGCCTCCGCTGGGAGGCGTTCATCACCGGGTTGCCGGTCTACCTGCAGAAAGGGAAGGCGATCGTCCTGACCTGGAAAAGCCAGCTCGTTCCCCGTTATGCGATGGAGGAATGGCGCTGGCTGTTCGATACGGCGGGCGGCCAGATGGACAAGCTCCTGGCGACGTTGGGGAGTAGCGTCTACGAAGCGGCGGCGGGGTTCGTGTTCAATCTCTTCAACCTGGTCCTGGCGCCGATCCTGGTCTTCTTCATGCTCTACTACAAGGAGTCGATCAAGGAGGGGATTATCCGCTGGCTGCCCCATTCCCGCCGCGACGCCCTCATTGCCCTGGGGCGGGAGATCAATTCGAGCATCGGCGGCTACATCCGCGGCCAGCTGGTGGTTTCGGCGATTGTCGCGCTCTTTGCCACCTTGGCGCTCATTCTCCTCGGTATCGACTATCCGATCTTCAACGGCATCTTTGCCGGCCTGGCTTCAGTACTGCCGTTCATCGGCGTGATCCTGGCGACCCTGCCGCCGCTCTTTTTCGCCTACGTGCAATACCAGAGCGGCGTGGTCCTGCTCAAGGTGCTGGGTGCCTTCGCGGTCATCTACTTCCTCGAGGGGTACCTGGTGAAACCCCTGGTCTTCAAGGAGTCGATGAACCTCAATCCGCTGGTGACCATTATCGTGGTCATGGCGTTCGGCGAGCTGATGGGGTTCTGGGGGATTCTCCTCGCCATCCCGATCGCTGCCGCTGCCCGGATCGTCTCCGACTACATCCGGCGCGGCGAGCTGCACCGGCACTAG
- a CDS encoding sensor histidine kinase, whose amino-acid sequence MKRDDGPKLTITRSLARRLFPVALVLGVLISVGFPALYGLLEHHSLQRQANIYAQELAERLRRVVLENRTLWKYQVHKYDQIIYDFVPYRGIVAVRVFDEEGQPVLSQTVDDGDSPVSSRLTVAGEAPIIFNREPAGRVQIAVAADTAMRLAFFSFLFSSVVATLFTLVIYKYPLRVVGRLEENVRGLHGRLEQRVAERTAQLQAANGELEAFSHSISHDLRAPLRHIVSYVAAFDEDFGCRLEPEARHYLSRIGAAGQRMTELVEAMLGLSRLTGGALRSEPVDLSAIAREIAAELARSTPERQVAFRISRGLGVTGDPHLLRNLLENLLGNAWKFTRDAEAPVIAVGAVPATGGKHFFVRDNGVGFDTETAGRLFAPFQRFHRQEQFEGTGIGLATVQRIVHRHGGRIWAESRPDAGATFWFTLGSPPDPGEIA is encoded by the coding sequence ATGAAGCGGGACGACGGCCCAAAACTCACCATCACCAGGAGCCTTGCCCGGCGCCTCTTCCCGGTTGCTCTCGTCCTCGGGGTGCTGATCAGCGTCGGCTTCCCGGCGCTGTACGGCCTGCTGGAGCACCATTCGCTGCAGCGGCAGGCCAATATCTACGCCCAAGAGCTGGCCGAGCGGCTCCGCCGGGTGGTGCTGGAGAACCGGACCCTCTGGAAGTACCAGGTACATAAGTACGACCAGATCATCTACGATTTCGTCCCGTACCGGGGGATCGTCGCCGTCCGGGTTTTCGATGAAGAGGGGCAGCCGGTTCTCTCCCAGACGGTTGACGACGGGGACTCCCCGGTGTCGTCCCGGTTGACGGTCGCCGGCGAAGCGCCGATTATCTTCAACCGCGAACCGGCCGGCCGGGTCCAGATTGCCGTCGCGGCCGATACGGCGATGCGGCTGGCCTTTTTTTCGTTCCTCTTCTCGTCGGTCGTTGCCACGCTGTTCACCCTCGTCATCTACAAATACCCGCTCCGGGTCGTCGGGCGGCTCGAAGAAAACGTCCGCGGCCTGCACGGCAGGCTGGAGCAGCGGGTGGCGGAACGGACCGCTCAGCTGCAGGCCGCCAACGGCGAGCTCGAAGCGTTCAGCCATTCGATCTCCCACGATCTCCGGGCGCCGCTCCGGCATATCGTCAGCTACGTCGCTGCCTTCGACGAGGATTTCGGCTGCCGGCTCGAACCGGAGGCCCGGCATTACCTGTCGCGGATCGGCGCCGCGGGCCAGCGGATGACCGAACTGGTCGAAGCCATGCTCGGCCTGTCTCGGCTCACCGGCGGGGCGCTCCGTTCCGAGCCGGTCGACCTGTCGGCCATTGCCCGGGAGATTGCCGCCGAGCTTGCCCGCAGCACCCCGGAGCGGCAGGTTGCGTTCCGGATTTCCCGCGGCCTCGGGGTTACCGGCGATCCCCACCTGTTGCGCAACCTGCTGGAAAACCTGCTCGGCAATGCCTGGAAATTCACCCGCGATGCCGAGGCGCCGGTGATCGCCGTCGGTGCCGTCCCGGCTACGGGAGGGAAGCACTTCTTCGTCCGGGATAACGGCGTCGGCTTCGATACGGAGACTGCCGGCCGGCTCTTTGCGCCGTTCCAGCGTTTTCACCGCCAGGAACAGTTCGAAGGCACCGGGATTGGTCTGGCGACGGTGCAGCGGATCGTCCACCGCCACGGGGGGCGGATTTGGGCGGAGAGCCGTCCCGACGCGGGGGCGACCTTCTGGTTTACGCTCGGCTCCCCGCCCGACCCCGGGGAGATTGCATGA
- a CDS encoding UDP-2,3-diacylglucosamine diphosphatase — protein MHAIFIADAHLRRKDDENYRLLLEFLAGLRGSIDILYILGDLFEFWIGYERTPYPHYLPVLEKLQELRESGIEIVYFEGNHDFHLGPDFTGRLGVRVYPEPATVVLDGRRVHLCHGDEVNRRDYPYRLLRSVLHGRLIRALTRVVPPAVAAEIAERMGRKSKQNHQRRQHKWDYAALLRAYAAERFAEGCDVVISGHFHLPLIEGDGGHTLLCLGDWLTHYTYGEWRDGVLTLRSYREECRAGDRSNSAR, from the coding sequence ATGCATGCAATATTCATCGCCGACGCCCACCTTCGCCGGAAGGATGACGAAAACTACCGGCTGCTGCTGGAATTTCTCGCCGGGCTGCGCGGCTCGATCGACATCCTGTACATCCTCGGCGATCTGTTCGAGTTCTGGATCGGTTACGAGCGGACCCCCTACCCCCACTACCTGCCGGTGCTGGAAAAGCTGCAGGAACTGCGGGAGAGCGGGATCGAAATCGTCTACTTCGAAGGGAACCACGACTTCCACCTGGGGCCGGACTTCACCGGGCGACTCGGGGTCCGGGTCTATCCCGAGCCGGCAACCGTCGTGCTCGACGGGCGGCGGGTCCACCTCTGCCACGGCGACGAAGTGAACCGCCGCGATTACCCCTACCGTCTGCTGCGGTCGGTCCTGCACGGCAGGCTGATCCGGGCGCTCACCCGGGTGGTTCCCCCGGCCGTCGCGGCGGAGATCGCCGAACGGATGGGGCGCAAGAGCAAGCAGAACCATCAGCGGCGGCAGCACAAGTGGGATTACGCCGCCCTGCTCCGCGCCTACGCCGCCGAGCGGTTTGCCGAGGGGTGCGACGTGGTGATCTCCGGCCACTTCCACCTGCCGCTCATCGAGGGGGACGGCGGCCACACCCTGCTCTGCCTCGGCGACTGGCTTACCCACTATACCTACGGCGAATGGCGCGACGGCGTCCTTACCCTCCGCAGCTACCGGGAGGAGTGCCGAGCCGGCGACAGGTCGAACAGCGCCAGGTAG
- a CDS encoding helix-turn-helix domain-containing protein, whose translation MSRPHAAPLPPGQGDFDVIPEQFLFFEMERETVELVRAAAKPAHRHSYQEIIWVRQGTAEHLLDGDVLEFPAQTLLIIPKGRIHRFVPSPDCRGSVIRFREEFLLNPSHLLFSQFTGHTALQLSAEQAVAVEAYFSLLRCEFRHADPYHLQALRHLLAAFVAKLEELRLVHSRMRPQDFSRTLCIWNRFNTLIEQKFKTEHAVSYYAAELGLSSRKLGEIVKLYTGTFVSRVIDERLVTEAKRLILFSELTIKEIAFELGFEEHAYFTKVFKKFTGKTPSDFKASASLA comes from the coding sequence ATGAGCCGTCCGCATGCCGCTCCGCTCCCGCCCGGACAGGGCGATTTCGACGTGATCCCCGAACAGTTTCTGTTTTTCGAAATGGAGCGCGAGACGGTCGAGCTGGTGCGGGCCGCCGCCAAGCCGGCCCACCGCCATTCGTACCAGGAGATCATCTGGGTGCGGCAGGGGACGGCGGAACACCTGCTGGACGGTGATGTCCTCGAATTCCCTGCCCAGACACTGCTGATCATTCCCAAGGGGCGCATCCACCGCTTTGTCCCTTCCCCCGACTGCCGGGGGAGCGTCATCCGGTTCAGGGAAGAGTTCCTCCTCAACCCGTCACACCTGCTCTTTTCCCAGTTTACCGGACATACCGCCCTGCAGCTCTCCGCGGAACAGGCCGTTGCCGTCGAAGCCTATTTTTCGTTGCTCCGCTGTGAGTTTCGCCATGCCGACCCGTATCATCTGCAGGCGCTCCGCCACCTCCTTGCCGCCTTTGTCGCCAAGCTGGAAGAGCTGCGGCTGGTGCACTCCCGGATGCGGCCGCAGGATTTTTCCCGCACCCTCTGCATCTGGAACCGGTTCAACACCCTCATCGAACAAAAGTTCAAGACTGAACACGCCGTCAGCTACTACGCCGCCGAGCTGGGACTCTCGTCGCGCAAGCTGGGGGAGATCGTCAAGCTTTACACCGGCACGTTCGTTTCCCGGGTGATCGACGAGCGGCTGGTCACCGAGGCGAAACGGCTGATCCTCTTCTCGGAGCTGACGATCAAGGAGATCGCCTTCGAGCTCGGTTTCGAAGAGCATGCCTATTTCACCAAGGTTTTCAAGAAGTTCACCGGCAAGACCCCCTCCGACTTCAAGGCAAGCGCTTCGCTTGCCTAG
- a CDS encoding substrate-binding domain-containing protein has translation MRRSGPTAAGIITVATLLLVGLLAAGAGAAQPTTIVVAGSGSGVAIARQLVKRFETLHPAIHVEIPASIGSRGGIAAASAGAISLGMVARRLTPAEQAGGLCYVPFALTAQAIVTDASVPDDGLTTAELNAIYRGKKTTWRNGRKIVVLTREQQETAILLLAARLPGFGEAYRESMAGHYWYVLYSDQEMLKAVATIRDSLGISDIGQIAAEGYTVKPLLLNGVAPTLENALNGSYPLVKELAFVYRSDRLPPEAQQFIDFTKGKEGARILQQYRYLPR, from the coding sequence ATGAGGAGAAGCGGCCCGACAGCTGCCGGGATTATCACCGTCGCGACCTTGCTGCTGGTCGGCCTGCTGGCGGCGGGTGCCGGCGCGGCGCAACCGACGACGATCGTTGTTGCCGGTTCGGGGAGCGGGGTGGCGATTGCCCGGCAGCTGGTGAAACGCTTCGAGACGCTGCATCCGGCAATCCACGTGGAGATTCCTGCCAGCATTGGCTCCCGGGGTGGGATTGCCGCTGCCAGCGCCGGCGCGATCTCGCTCGGCATGGTGGCCCGGCGGCTGACCCCGGCGGAACAGGCCGGCGGCCTCTGTTACGTCCCCTTTGCCCTTACCGCCCAGGCGATAGTTACCGACGCCTCAGTGCCGGACGACGGGTTGACGACGGCGGAACTGAACGCGATTTACCGGGGGAAGAAGACCACCTGGCGGAACGGCCGGAAGATCGTTGTTCTGACCCGTGAGCAGCAGGAAACGGCGATCCTGCTCCTTGCCGCCAGGCTTCCCGGCTTCGGCGAAGCGTACCGGGAAAGCATGGCCGGGCATTACTGGTACGTGCTCTACTCCGACCAGGAGATGCTGAAGGCCGTCGCCACCATCCGCGATTCTCTCGGCATTTCCGATATCGGCCAGATCGCCGCCGAGGGATACACGGTGAAGCCGTTGCTGTTGAACGGTGTGGCGCCGACCCTGGAAAATGCCCTGAACGGCAGCTACCCGCTGGTGAAAGAGCTGGCCTTCGTCTACCGCAGCGACCGGCTTCCCCCCGAGGCGCAGCAATTTATCGACTTCACCAAGGGGAAAGAGGGCGCCCGGATTCTCCAGCAGTACCGGTACCTGCCGCGCTGA
- a CDS encoding YhjD/YihY/BrkB family envelope integrity protein — protein MAPERTTKGGIAGFFTHTLWEVELSSFGPLRGGAVKYLRIAVMLVRAFYDDQCLLRASALTFSTLLSIVPLFALAFAVLKGFGVQNTLEPFILDQMAAGSQEIVDKIVTYINNTKVGSLGAIGLVTLLVSVVTLLGNIEEAFNAVWGVRETRSVYRKFSDYLSVIISAPVLLFAAVSVTTTLQSQKVVQWLVGSSYFGGLLLSLFHLVPYLSIWLALVFLYVFIPNTKVHFRSALIGGLIAGTVWQVAQWGYIHFQVGVSRYNAIYGTLAVLPVFMVWLYTSWMIVLFGVEVVYAHQHQRTLLREVHTPTVSYAVREQLALALLLEIAWAFWTDRPPWNAELLAERLKVPERMVRELLDQLIGAGWVAAGGDGEPTYLPARELGHIRVREVVDSVKAHGVSSLVEWAEDPLVAGLCARIDGTVADALGELSFRDLVQRRSDAPEDGGVDGRNG, from the coding sequence ATGGCACCGGAACGCACGACCAAGGGCGGCATCGCCGGCTTTTTTACCCACACCCTCTGGGAGGTGGAGCTGTCGTCGTTCGGCCCGCTCAGGGGGGGGGCAGTCAAGTATCTTCGAATCGCCGTCATGCTGGTGCGGGCCTTTTATGACGACCAATGCTTGCTGCGGGCGTCGGCGCTCACCTTCTCGACCCTCCTCTCTATCGTCCCCCTGTTCGCCCTCGCTTTCGCCGTCCTGAAGGGGTTTGGCGTCCAGAACACCCTGGAGCCGTTCATCCTCGACCAGATGGCTGCCGGCTCCCAGGAAATCGTCGACAAGATCGTTACCTACATCAACAACACCAAGGTCGGTTCACTCGGCGCCATCGGCCTGGTCACCCTGCTTGTCTCGGTCGTTACCCTGCTCGGCAACATTGAGGAGGCGTTCAACGCCGTCTGGGGGGTCCGGGAAACCCGCTCCGTCTATCGCAAGTTCAGCGACTATCTCAGCGTAATTATCAGTGCGCCGGTGCTGTTGTTCGCCGCGGTCAGCGTCACCACCACCCTGCAGAGCCAGAAGGTGGTGCAGTGGCTGGTCGGGTCCAGCTATTTCGGCGGGCTGTTGCTCTCCCTTTTTCATCTCGTCCCCTATCTCAGCATCTGGCTGGCGTTGGTCTTCCTCTACGTGTTTATCCCGAATACCAAGGTGCATTTCCGCTCGGCGCTGATCGGCGGGCTGATCGCCGGTACTGTCTGGCAGGTGGCCCAGTGGGGCTACATCCATTTCCAGGTCGGCGTCTCCCGTTACAACGCCATCTACGGGACGCTGGCGGTGCTGCCGGTCTTCATGGTCTGGCTCTACACCAGCTGGATGATCGTGCTGTTCGGCGTGGAGGTGGTCTATGCCCATCAGCATCAGCGCACCCTGCTCCGGGAGGTCCATACGCCGACGGTGAGCTATGCCGTCCGGGAGCAGTTGGCGCTGGCGCTGCTGCTGGAGATTGCCTGGGCGTTCTGGACCGATCGCCCCCCCTGGAACGCCGAGCTGCTGGCCGAACGGCTCAAGGTGCCGGAGCGGATGGTGCGGGAGTTGCTCGACCAACTGATCGGCGCTGGCTGGGTGGCGGCCGGCGGTGACGGCGAGCCGACATATCTGCCGGCCCGGGAGCTGGGGCACATCCGGGTGCGGGAGGTGGTCGACTCGGTGAAGGCGCATGGGGTGTCATCGCTTGTGGAGTGGGCCGAGGACCCGCTGGTGGCCGGACTCTGCGCAAGGATCGACGGGACGGTTGCCGATGCCCTCGGCGAGCTTTCGTTCCGGGACCTGGTGCAAAGACGGAGCGATGCGCCGGAGGACGGCGGGGTGGACGGGCGTAACGGCTAA
- a CDS encoding YtxH domain-containing protein codes for MADEDKSVSVGTVFLSFIAGAAVGAGLGLLLAPKTGREMRESIMDLTDEAVDKIKGFTKEAQAKIKDTYDETKDLISEKKSIVTSAIEAGKEAMDREREKYRQM; via the coding sequence ATGGCGGATGAAGACAAAAGTGTAAGCGTCGGGACCGTATTCCTCTCCTTCATCGCCGGTGCCGCGGTTGGCGCCGGGCTCGGACTGCTGCTGGCGCCCAAGACGGGGCGGGAGATGCGCGAGTCGATCATGGACCTGACCGACGAGGCGGTGGACAAGATCAAGGGGTTCACCAAGGAAGCCCAGGCCAAGATCAAGGATACCTACGACGAAACCAAGGACCTGATCTCGGAGAAGAAGAGTATTGTCACCAGTGCCATCGAGGCCGGCAAGGAAGCGATGGATCGGGAGCGCGAAAAGTACCGGCAGATGTAA
- a CDS encoding YkgJ family cysteine cluster protein has translation MVTACRQCGTCCTAPDIAALGKPLGQRCRHLDEQLRCAIYPDRPAVCRSYRPDELCRQIAAPTLEERVANYLALFDLSPARHSSR, from the coding sequence ATGGTGACGGCCTGCCGGCAGTGCGGGACCTGCTGCACGGCGCCGGATATCGCCGCCCTCGGTAAACCGCTCGGACAACGCTGCCGTCATCTCGATGAGCAGTTGCGCTGTGCGATCTATCCCGACCGGCCAGCGGTCTGCCGGAGCTACCGGCCCGACGAACTCTGCCGGCAGATTGCCGCACCGACTCTGGAAGAGCGGGTGGCGAACTACCTGGCGCTGTTCGACCTGTCGCCGGCTCGGCACTCCTCCCGGTAG
- a CDS encoding DUF948 domain-containing protein translates to MTIAGIAVVIMAVALVVLVAFMIPTLIEIRKAALGVQHFAEQTRLELKPVISELERTVADLKIVTQGVAARVDDVQTFMEAVGDTGRNIRTINSVISSVASLAATSSVWMTGARVAGKFLAERIAKKRG, encoded by the coding sequence ATGACAATTGCCGGAATAGCCGTTGTGATAATGGCCGTGGCTCTGGTAGTTCTGGTTGCCTTCATGATCCCCACCCTGATCGAGATCAGGAAGGCCGCCCTCGGCGTACAGCATTTCGCGGAGCAGACCCGCCTTGAACTGAAACCGGTCATCAGCGAACTGGAGCGGACGGTGGCCGACCTCAAGATCGTCACCCAGGGGGTGGCGGCGCGGGTCGACGACGTGCAGACGTTCATGGAGGCGGTCGGCGATACCGGCCGGAATATCCGGACCATCAATTCAGTGATCAGCAGTGTGGCCAGCCTGGCCGCCACTTCGTCGGTCTGGATGACCGGCGCCCGGGTGGCCGGCAAGTTCCTGGCGGAACGCATTGCCAAAAAAAGGGGGTAA
- a CDS encoding AI-2E family transporter encodes MRSRDAAHIAWFITGVFAAVLLASHFARHSLSAFLTALVIAYLLNPLLKYLERKGLGRLPAIAVIYLAIGVAIFYSLFVLVPYLRHQLEAFPQAVPRYVRNLQLVLDGMKERLAPYYGGNEGAWLVARAQESLQKVAGELSGKGYQQLTRAFFGLFNLILAPILVFFMLYYKDLFKDLLLRCLPHRERPAFREIGGRIKQSLERFVLAQLFDCLLVGLLTSGALLLLGIEFPLLNGFVAGFASLVPFIGVLVAMIPPALLGYAQTGDLMVIPKVCVAYFVINVIIEGNLIKPLLMRGTLKLNPLAVIFALMALAELMGFWGVVLAIPVAAIVKIGAGELHKSLFAGK; translated from the coding sequence ATGCGTTCCCGCGACGCCGCCCATATCGCCTGGTTCATCACCGGGGTCTTCGCTGCGGTGCTGTTGGCCAGCCATTTCGCCCGGCATAGCCTCTCGGCGTTTCTGACCGCCCTGGTCATTGCCTATCTGCTGAATCCACTGTTGAAGTACCTGGAACGGAAGGGGCTCGGCCGGCTGCCGGCCATTGCCGTCATCTATCTCGCCATCGGCGTGGCGATCTTCTATTCGCTGTTCGTGCTGGTCCCCTACCTGCGCCACCAGCTGGAGGCCTTTCCTCAGGCGGTTCCCCGCTACGTCCGGAACCTGCAGCTGGTCCTGGACGGGATGAAGGAACGGCTGGCCCCCTATTACGGGGGGAACGAAGGGGCCTGGTTGGTGGCCCGGGCCCAGGAGTCGCTGCAGAAGGTTGCCGGCGAGCTGTCCGGCAAGGGGTACCAGCAACTGACCCGGGCCTTTTTCGGCCTGTTCAACCTGATCCTGGCGCCGATCCTGGTCTTTTTCATGCTCTACTACAAGGACCTGTTCAAGGATCTGCTCCTCCGCTGTCTCCCCCACCGGGAGCGGCCGGCCTTCCGGGAGATCGGCGGCCGGATCAAGCAATCGCTCGAACGGTTCGTCCTCGCCCAGTTGTTCGACTGTCTGCTGGTCGGCCTGCTGACATCGGGAGCGCTGCTCTTGCTCGGTATCGAGTTCCCGCTGCTGAACGGCTTCGTTGCCGGTTTCGCCTCGCTGGTCCCCTTCATCGGGGTGCTGGTGGCGATGATCCCTCCGGCCCTGCTCGGCTATGCGCAGACCGGCGACCTGATGGTGATCCCGAAGGTCTGCGTCGCCTATTTCGTGATCAATGTGATCATCGAGGGGAACCTGATCAAGCCGCTGTTGATGCGCGGGACCCTGAAACTGAATCCGCTGGCAGTGATCTTCGCCCTGATGGCGCTGGCGGAGCTGATGGGATTCTGGGGGGTGGTGCTGGCCATCCCGGTGGCCGCCATCGTCAAGATCGGTGCCGGAGAGCTGCACAAGAGCCTTTTTGCGGGCAAGTAG
- a CDS encoding penicillin-binding transpeptidase domain-containing protein, translating to MQDFKRLSQKKRSPLSSLFASRNPSPRNTYKSLIEPPQKKKRLRLLLPLIASLLVAYPVFSLLFSSRPAVSSVREEPRPGMLAPGSLDPFSSFQLASSVMGSARFTDGHLEAPLPDGGTVVYAIDEAVQQRVQDVFSQFRVPYGVFVAIEPKTGKVLAMAAHSAVAPEWEQRAFYSVYPMASLFKIITATAALEQKKVTPETVIPFRGGLYSESSRYWSSLPRRGAQEMDLTTAMSKSVNPVFGRLACDIAGRESVLRCAERFGFNHLLLPGTPVEPSKAEYPRTDDDLRLMGAGLGREVKISPVHAAVMMAAIANGGTMLAPALVDEIRDSKGGVTFSSRPKVLRNIVSPEVAAQLTKMMSATVSKGTSRRAFHDRRGRPKLADITVAAKTGSINGTDPQGHYNWFAAFAPVDEPQIALVALVINQDKWKIKASYVGEQALEAFFK from the coding sequence ATGCAAGATTTCAAACGGTTAAGCCAAAAAAAACGTTCTCCCCTGTCGTCGCTCTTCGCCTCCCGGAATCCCTCTCCCCGCAATACCTACAAAAGCCTGATCGAACCGCCGCAGAAAAAGAAGCGGTTACGGCTGCTGCTGCCGCTTATCGCCTCGCTGCTGGTCGCCTATCCGGTCTTTTCACTGCTTTTTTCGAGTCGACCGGCGGTCTCCAGCGTTCGCGAGGAACCGCGCCCCGGCATGCTTGCACCGGGGAGCCTCGATCCCTTCAGTTCGTTCCAGCTGGCTTCCAGCGTCATGGGGAGCGCCCGGTTCACTGACGGCCATCTCGAAGCGCCGCTCCCCGACGGCGGGACGGTGGTCTATGCCATCGATGAGGCGGTCCAGCAGCGGGTCCAGGATGTCTTTTCCCAGTTCCGCGTGCCGTACGGGGTTTTTGTCGCCATCGAGCCGAAGACCGGCAAGGTGCTGGCGATGGCCGCCCACTCGGCGGTCGCTCCCGAATGGGAACAGCGGGCCTTCTATTCGGTCTACCCGATGGCCTCGCTGTTCAAGATCATTACCGCTACGGCGGCCCTCGAACAGAAGAAGGTGACCCCCGAAACGGTCATCCCGTTCCGCGGCGGCCTCTATTCCGAGAGCTCCCGCTACTGGAGCTCCCTGCCGCGCCGCGGTGCCCAGGAGATGGACCTGACTACGGCGATGAGCAAGTCGGTCAACCCGGTGTTCGGCCGGCTGGCCTGCGATATCGCGGGCCGCGAGTCGGTTCTGCGTTGTGCCGAGCGGTTCGGCTTCAACCACCTGCTCCTGCCCGGCACGCCGGTTGAGCCGAGCAAGGCCGAGTATCCGCGGACCGACGACGACTTGCGGCTGATGGGGGCCGGACTTGGCCGCGAGGTAAAGATTTCGCCGGTGCATGCGGCGGTGATGATGGCCGCCATCGCCAATGGCGGCACCATGCTGGCGCCGGCCTTGGTGGACGAGATTCGGGACAGCAAGGGGGGGGTGACCTTCAGCTCCCGGCCGAAGGTGTTGCGGAACATCGTCTCTCCGGAGGTTGCCGCCCAACTGACCAAGATGATGTCGGCCACCGTCAGCAAGGGGACTTCCCGGCGGGCCTTCCATGACCGGCGCGGCCGGCCGAAACTCGCCGACATTACCGTTGCCGCCAAGACCGGCTCGATCAACGGTACCGACCCCCAGGGGCATTACAACTGGTTCGCGGCCTTCGCGCCGGTCGACGAACCGCAGATCGCCCTGGTGGCACTGGTGATCAACCAGGACAAATGGAAGATCAAGGCGTCCTACGTTGGTGAGCAGGCGCTGGAGGCGTTCTTCAAGTGA